From the Pseudomonas sp. SORT22 genome, one window contains:
- a CDS encoding urease accessory protein UreF, with protein sequence MSSNLKLLRLLQLASPSLPVGGFTYSQGLEWAVEAGWVQGAEGFRAWQRQQIEDTLCHLDWPLLARLYQACLADDAEAFARWSRFLLANRETAELRLEERQRGMALTRLLDGWQLGQAPQWRSSLELSQLGGMAWLGVHWDIPLADLALAHGYAWLEGAVMAGVKLVPFGQQAAQTLLRDLSETLPAVLVTALALDDDQLGGGLPLLAIASARHETQYTRLFRS encoded by the coding sequence AGCCTGCCGGTAGGCGGCTTTACCTACTCGCAAGGCCTGGAGTGGGCGGTGGAGGCCGGCTGGGTGCAGGGCGCCGAAGGTTTTCGCGCCTGGCAACGCCAACAGATCGAGGACACCCTGTGCCACCTCGACTGGCCGCTGCTGGCGCGCTTGTACCAGGCTTGCCTGGCGGATGACGCCGAAGCCTTCGCGCGCTGGAGCCGGTTTTTGCTGGCCAACCGCGAAACCGCCGAACTGCGCCTGGAAGAACGCCAGCGCGGCATGGCCCTGACCCGTTTGCTCGACGGCTGGCAACTGGGCCAGGCACCCCAATGGCGCAGTTCGCTTGAGCTCAGCCAACTCGGCGGCATGGCCTGGCTGGGCGTGCACTGGGATATCCCCTTGGCTGACCTGGCCCTCGCGCACGGCTATGCCTGGCTCGAAGGCGCGGTGATGGCCGGGGTCAAGCTGGTGCCGTTCGGCCAGCAAGCAGCGCAGACCCTGTTGCGTGACCTGAGCGAAACCTTGCCCGCTGTGCTGGTAACTGCTCTGGCCCTGGACGATGACCAGCTTGGCGGCGGCCTGCCGCTGCTGGCGATTGCCTCGGCGCGCCACGAAACCCAATACACCCGATTGTTCCGCTCCTGA